One stretch of Sinomonas terrae DNA includes these proteins:
- the mptB gene encoding polyprenol phosphomannose-dependent alpha 1,6 mannosyltransferase MptB produces MSPGADDAPIWRPEAALERADCSAPEKTVGTPMPQPSAGRSLSAAPSARTIAGLPGGGSIAVWQGFIASVCMMAGGLGVGWMASGSSLIRVPFFIFLRDNPFLVVACTILVTFGGLFLVRAWLRLGQRVGEWSSVHPAALFRIAALWCAPLMLTFPLFSRDVYAYIGQGRLMMAGLNPYVNGISALNNYHNLGPDSLWTEAPTPYGPLFLWIEQGIVWISGGNLEVAIALFRIVAALGVALCAVAVVGLAHHYRLPTARTLWLTVANPLFVINFVASIHNDSLMLGLVLLGLLATVRGRPIRGVLWVTLSIGIKPITLIALPFIGLIWAGRQAGWGRKITCWALTVLISGGLLTIEGALTGFWFGWLPAMTTSGTIWTWYAPFGLLSITAATLVQYVNGPGDAVGEIIKGIGRGLGMVVALWYVFRGSFDKMMLRIALALTAVVVTAAAIQPWYVTWLAAFFALAGVADGWYLRAYYFATVFFTVIALTDQLDVFDWIPLVAIRAVAIALSVIFVAYMMFWDWKTRSLFTRVAPLKQASPAR; encoded by the coding sequence ATGTCACCCGGAGCGGATGACGCGCCGATCTGGCGCCCCGAGGCGGCGCTTGAGCGCGCGGACTGCTCGGCTCCTGAGAAAACAGTAGGGACTCCGATGCCTCAGCCTTCGGCTGGCCGCAGTCTTAGCGCTGCGCCTAGTGCCCGGACCATTGCCGGGCTCCCCGGCGGGGGAAGCATTGCCGTATGGCAGGGCTTCATTGCGTCGGTCTGCATGATGGCCGGCGGTCTTGGCGTCGGCTGGATGGCAAGCGGGTCCTCGCTTATCCGCGTCCCCTTCTTCATCTTCCTCCGCGACAACCCATTTCTCGTCGTCGCCTGCACGATCCTGGTCACTTTCGGCGGATTGTTCCTCGTCCGGGCTTGGCTGCGTCTAGGACAGCGGGTGGGGGAGTGGAGCTCCGTTCACCCTGCGGCGCTCTTTCGCATCGCAGCCCTGTGGTGCGCTCCGCTCATGCTGACCTTCCCGCTCTTCAGCAGGGATGTCTACGCGTACATCGGGCAAGGCCGTTTGATGATGGCGGGCTTGAACCCGTACGTCAACGGGATTTCGGCGCTGAACAACTACCACAACCTAGGGCCCGACTCGCTTTGGACGGAGGCTCCGACGCCCTACGGGCCCTTGTTCCTCTGGATCGAGCAGGGCATCGTGTGGATCAGCGGGGGAAACCTCGAGGTCGCCATCGCGTTGTTCAGGATCGTCGCCGCGCTTGGGGTCGCCCTGTGCGCCGTCGCCGTCGTCGGGCTCGCACATCATTACCGGCTCCCGACAGCCCGGACGCTCTGGCTGACTGTCGCGAACCCGCTGTTCGTCATCAACTTCGTAGCGAGCATTCACAACGACTCGCTCATGCTGGGCCTCGTCCTGCTGGGGCTGCTCGCCACGGTCCGCGGCCGTCCCATCCGTGGAGTCCTCTGGGTGACTTTGTCGATCGGGATCAAGCCCATCACGCTCATCGCTCTGCCGTTCATCGGCCTCATCTGGGCAGGGCGCCAAGCCGGATGGGGGCGGAAGATCACGTGCTGGGCTTTGACCGTCCTCATCTCGGGCGGCCTGCTGACGATAGAGGGAGCACTCACCGGCTTCTGGTTCGGGTGGCTTCCCGCGATGACCACGTCCGGAACCATCTGGACCTGGTATGCGCCCTTCGGTCTCCTCTCCATCACCGCGGCGACGCTCGTCCAGTACGTGAACGGCCCGGGCGATGCCGTCGGCGAGATCATCAAGGGCATTGGGCGCGGACTCGGCATGGTCGTTGCTCTCTGGTACGTGTTCCGGGGAAGCTTCGACAAGATGATGTTGCGGATTGCGCTTGCTCTCACGGCCGTTGTGGTCACAGCGGCCGCCATTCAACCGTGGTACGTCACGTGGCTCGCCGCCTTCTTCGCCCTCGCAGGGGTGGCGGATGGGTGGTACCTCCGGGCGTACTACTTTGCCACCGTGTTCTTCACGGTCATCGCGCTCACCGATCAGCTCGACGTGTTCGACTGGATCCCGCTTGTCGCGATCCGCGCTGTCGCGATCGCGCTGAGCGTCATCTTCGTTGCGTACATGATGTTCTGGGACTGGAAGACGCGGAGCCTCTTCACGCGAGTCGCTCCACTCAAGCAGGCGTCTCCCGCACGATAG
- a CDS encoding single-stranded DNA-binding protein, which produces MSDTITVRGFVATDPRTNTTNGGDIVSSFRLAVTERRYDRDASAWIDGHTNWFTVVGFRQLASNMCGSLKKGNRVIVVGKLRLKQWEKDGRVYHSAEVEAESVGHDLYWGSAKFARNPQDGQRQEAASTRVAVEGVGVVDLETGEMSVNEGGHVSAAAGPDGSDEGETDDGGDSLAPVGAREDLLSRGETGLKADLLSA; this is translated from the coding sequence ATGAGCGACACGATCACGGTTCGGGGATTCGTTGCGACGGACCCGAGGACCAACACAACAAACGGCGGGGACATCGTCTCGAGCTTCAGGCTCGCGGTGACCGAGCGACGCTACGATCGCGATGCCAGCGCGTGGATCGACGGCCACACCAACTGGTTCACGGTCGTGGGTTTCAGACAGTTGGCGAGCAACATGTGCGGAAGCCTCAAGAAGGGCAATCGGGTCATCGTGGTCGGCAAGCTCCGCCTCAAGCAATGGGAGAAGGACGGTCGGGTCTACCACTCGGCTGAGGTGGAAGCGGAATCAGTCGGCCATGACCTCTACTGGGGATCCGCCAAGTTCGCTCGCAATCCTCAAGACGGCCAGCGGCAGGAAGCGGCCAGTACTCGTGTGGCCGTCGAGGGAGTCGGCGTGGTGGACCTCGAGACCGGTGAGATGTCGGTGAACGAGGGAGGGCATGTGAGCGCCGCGGCGGGCCCTGATGGCTCCGATGAGGGCGAAACGGACGACGGCGGCGACTCGCTGGCCCCGGTCGGGGCGAGGGAGGATCTCCTGAGCCGAGGCGAGACAGGTCTCAAGGCCGACCTCCTGAGCGCGTGA
- a CDS encoding LacI family DNA-binding transcriptional regulator: MPAVTLSEVARAAGVSPATASRVLNGSSRIPGADIAERVKAAAATLGYIPNAQAQALARSSSGLLGLIVHDIADPYFSSIARGVQSAARELNKILLLTSTEGTPAEERLAVEAFTSRRADAIVLAGSRSTRPEDEAANSALLREAYRYLANGGRLVLAGHDLVDPSRHDASGHGDTLLHGAGTPPVLIDIPNETLACELARALGGQGHSRFLIVAGPEGLMTSDLRVAGFQEGLAEQGLDKAEVLRAPFNRDGGFETGLELEDTVRQARNSGSPCCIFAVNDRMAMGVVAALRHRGLHAPADYAVAGFDDIKTLEDFIPGLTTVRLPLEEIGRSAAEAALTGADPAPASGEVVLRESTARPS, translated from the coding sequence ATGCCTGCGGTGACTCTCAGCGAGGTCGCACGAGCGGCGGGGGTATCACCCGCCACTGCATCACGGGTCCTGAATGGATCCAGCCGTATACCAGGAGCGGACATCGCTGAGCGGGTCAAAGCAGCCGCTGCCACGCTCGGATACATCCCGAATGCCCAAGCTCAGGCCCTAGCCCGTTCGAGCTCGGGCCTCCTCGGCCTGATCGTCCACGACATCGCCGATCCCTACTTCTCGTCCATTGCGCGGGGCGTGCAGTCCGCGGCTCGGGAGCTCAACAAGATCCTCTTGCTCACGAGCACCGAGGGAACGCCGGCCGAGGAACGCCTGGCTGTAGAAGCGTTCACGTCGCGCCGGGCTGATGCGATCGTGCTGGCCGGCAGCCGCTCGACCCGACCTGAGGACGAGGCGGCGAATTCGGCCCTCCTGCGCGAGGCATATCGCTATCTGGCGAACGGGGGCCGTCTCGTGCTCGCCGGTCATGACCTTGTCGACCCATCCCGCCACGACGCCTCCGGCCATGGTGACACCCTGCTGCACGGGGCCGGCACGCCGCCCGTGCTCATCGACATCCCGAATGAGACGCTGGCCTGCGAGCTTGCGCGCGCCCTCGGCGGGCAAGGCCATTCCCGATTCCTCATCGTCGCAGGTCCCGAGGGTCTCATGACCTCCGACCTGCGTGTTGCGGGATTTCAGGAAGGACTCGCCGAGCAAGGACTCGACAAGGCCGAAGTGCTCCGGGCCCCATTCAATCGGGACGGCGGATTCGAGACCGGCCTTGAACTCGAGGACACGGTGCGCCAAGCCAGGAACAGCGGCAGCCCCTGCTGCATCTTCGCCGTCAACGACAGGATGGCCATGGGCGTCGTGGCAGCACTCCGCCACCGCGGCCTGCATGCACCAGCGGACTACGCCGTGGCCGGCTTCGATGACATCAAGACCCTCGAAGACTTCATTCCCGGCCTGACGACCGTTCGCCTCCCGCTTGAAGAGATCGGCCGTAGCGCGGCAGAGGCAGCCCTCACCGGCGCCGACCCCGCGCCTGCATCAGGAGAGGTCGTCCTACGGGAGAGCACAGCCCGCCCTTCCTGA
- a CDS encoding Gfo/Idh/MocA family protein produces the protein MATETRTLRIAMNGITGRMGYRQHLLRSILPIRDAGGLLLEDGSRVLIEPILVGRNEAKLRELAELHKVSEWSTDLDAVIADPSVDVVFDASMTSLRAETLRKAMRSGKHVFTEKPTAETLDEAIELARIGRETGVTAGVVHDKLYLPGLVKLRRLVDEGFFGRILSIRGEFGYWVFEGDVQPAQRPSWNYRKEDGGGMTTDMFCHWNYVLEGIIGKVKSVNALTATHIPTRWDEAGQPYTATADDASYGIFELETPGGDAVVGQINSSWAVRVYRDELVEFQVDGTHGSAVAGLTKCVAQHRAHTPKPVWNPDLPVTESFRSQWQEVPANQDLDNGFKLQWEEFLRDVLAGREHRYGLLSAARGVQLAELGLQSNAERRTIEIPEIVL, from the coding sequence GTGGCCACCGAGACGAGAACGCTTCGAATCGCCATGAACGGCATCACTGGCCGAATGGGCTACCGCCAGCACCTGTTGCGGTCGATCCTGCCCATCCGGGATGCGGGCGGCCTGCTCCTCGAGGACGGCTCACGCGTACTCATCGAACCGATCCTCGTCGGGCGGAACGAGGCGAAGCTGCGCGAACTTGCCGAGCTTCACAAGGTGTCGGAGTGGTCTACAGATCTCGACGCCGTGATTGCGGATCCGAGCGTCGACGTCGTCTTCGATGCTTCGATGACGAGCTTGCGCGCCGAGACGCTTCGCAAGGCCATGCGTTCGGGCAAGCATGTGTTCACCGAGAAGCCGACTGCCGAGACCCTCGACGAGGCGATCGAGCTCGCCCGCATCGGCCGTGAGACCGGGGTGACCGCCGGCGTCGTGCACGACAAGCTCTACCTGCCGGGCCTCGTCAAGCTCCGCCGTTTGGTCGATGAGGGCTTCTTCGGCCGCATCCTCTCGATCCGAGGCGAATTCGGGTACTGGGTCTTCGAGGGAGATGTCCAGCCAGCCCAGCGTCCGTCGTGGAACTACCGCAAGGAGGACGGCGGCGGCATGACCACGGACATGTTCTGCCACTGGAACTATGTCCTTGAAGGAATCATCGGCAAGGTCAAGAGCGTCAATGCCTTGACCGCGACCCACATCCCTACGCGCTGGGACGAAGCCGGCCAGCCGTACACGGCGACGGCGGATGACGCCTCCTACGGCATCTTCGAGTTGGAGACGCCCGGAGGCGATGCAGTCGTGGGACAGATCAATTCGTCGTGGGCCGTCCGGGTGTATCGAGACGAGCTCGTCGAGTTCCAAGTGGACGGAACACACGGTTCGGCGGTCGCCGGGCTGACCAAGTGCGTGGCACAGCACCGTGCCCATACACCGAAGCCAGTGTGGAACCCGGACCTCCCGGTCACCGAGTCATTCCGCTCCCAGTGGCAGGAGGTCCCCGCGAATCAGGATCTTGACAACGGTTTCAAGCTCCAGTGGGAGGAATTCCTTCGGGATGTCCTCGCCGGCCGCGAGCACCGTTATGGGCTGCTCTCTGCAGCCCGCGGTGTGCAGCTCGCCGAGCTCGGCCTGCAATCGAACGCCGAGCGTCGGACCATCGAGATCCCGGAGATCGTCCTGTGA
- a CDS encoding dihydrodipicolinate synthase family protein has translation MSAATGARLEVSLPQAGGGLRRHELRAAREWSRPEAPIRARKAYAAAHVVPLVGADNTPGAPASLDWESTLAFRRELWSYGLGVADAMDTAQRGMGLDWTATQELITRVGAEARTVAIARRGATAGLSVRDLVACGAGTDQLELEAVPAGPAGVAMALEAYREQLAVVEDSGPKAIIMASRALARAATGPDDYLGVYSALLEEAREPVVLHWLGTMFDPALEGYWGSSDVASATRTFLELVHAHAKKVDGVKVSLLDAEHEKALRAALPSGVRLYTGDDFNYPELIDGDGERHSDALLGIFAAIYPAASAALQAYDGGHGGEARTILDGTRDLGLHFFSAPTFYYKTGIAFMAWLNGHQPGFQMVGGLQSGRSVVHLARTFELADRAGLLRDPELAVRRMSAYLEVNGVAQ, from the coding sequence GTGAGCGCGGCGACCGGAGCACGCCTCGAGGTCTCGCTTCCACAAGCAGGAGGCGGGCTGCGCCGCCACGAACTCAGAGCGGCCCGGGAGTGGTCCCGGCCTGAGGCGCCGATTCGGGCCCGAAAGGCCTATGCGGCAGCACACGTCGTTCCGCTCGTGGGGGCGGACAACACGCCGGGGGCCCCCGCGAGCCTCGATTGGGAGAGCACTCTCGCGTTCCGCCGAGAACTGTGGTCGTACGGCCTGGGAGTTGCTGACGCGATGGACACCGCCCAGCGCGGGATGGGCCTCGACTGGACCGCGACCCAGGAGCTGATCACACGGGTCGGGGCGGAGGCGAGGACCGTGGCGATCGCCCGCCGCGGGGCCACCGCGGGCCTGTCCGTGCGGGACCTCGTCGCGTGTGGGGCGGGAACCGATCAGCTGGAGCTGGAAGCGGTTCCGGCGGGGCCAGCGGGAGTCGCGATGGCTCTTGAGGCCTACCGCGAGCAGTTGGCGGTCGTCGAGGACTCCGGGCCCAAGGCGATCATCATGGCATCGAGGGCCCTCGCTCGCGCCGCCACTGGTCCCGACGATTATCTTGGCGTGTATTCCGCGCTGCTCGAAGAGGCTCGGGAACCGGTGGTCCTCCATTGGCTCGGCACGATGTTCGACCCTGCGCTCGAGGGGTACTGGGGGAGCAGCGATGTCGCGTCTGCCACGCGCACTTTCCTTGAACTCGTGCACGCTCATGCGAAAAAGGTCGACGGCGTGAAGGTTTCACTGCTTGACGCCGAGCACGAGAAGGCCCTCCGGGCCGCGTTGCCGTCCGGAGTGCGCCTCTACACGGGTGACGACTTCAACTACCCCGAGCTCATCGACGGGGACGGCGAACGCCATTCGGATGCCCTCTTGGGGATCTTCGCGGCCATCTATCCCGCGGCCTCGGCAGCGCTCCAGGCGTACGACGGCGGCCATGGCGGCGAGGCGAGGACCATTCTGGACGGTACACGGGACTTGGGGCTCCACTTCTTCAGCGCCCCGACCTTCTACTACAAGACCGGAATCGCCTTCATGGCATGGCTCAATGGGCACCAGCCCGGCTTCCAGATGGTGGGCGGGCTCCAGTCCGGCCGGTCGGTCGTGCACCTCGCCCGGACGTTCGAGCTGGCCGACCGCGCCGGACTCCTCCGGGATCCAGAACTTGCGGTTCGTCGAATGTCCGCCTATCTCGAGGTCAACGGAGTAGCCCAGTGA
- a CDS encoding sugar phosphate isomerase/epimerase family protein, which translates to MAESSRLSLNTATTKRWSLEEAVDGCVRAGIPAIGPWRDRVHEAGLERAASMIRAAGLEVSSLCRGGFLTAADAEGREAALADNRTAILEAETLGTRDLYLVVGGLPRGSKDVVAARQRVGEHLAELVPFARDHGVRMLLEPLHPMYAADRAVVSTLGQALDMAAPFDPADVAVAVDTFHVWWDPELAEQIARAGRERRLASYQVCDFNLPIAADALLSRGMMGDGVIDFPTITGWVRDAGYEGPIEVEIFNQEVWDTDGDKTLAVMKERYEELVLPYA; encoded by the coding sequence ATGGCCGAGAGCAGCCGGCTGTCGCTCAACACGGCCACGACCAAGCGCTGGAGTCTGGAAGAGGCAGTGGACGGATGCGTGCGGGCGGGCATCCCTGCTATCGGGCCCTGGCGAGACAGGGTCCACGAGGCTGGCCTCGAGAGGGCAGCATCGATGATCAGGGCCGCCGGGCTCGAGGTCTCGTCGCTCTGCCGCGGCGGTTTCCTGACCGCAGCCGACGCGGAGGGGCGTGAGGCGGCCCTCGCTGACAATCGCACCGCCATCCTGGAGGCTGAGACGCTTGGTACGCGAGACCTCTACCTCGTCGTCGGTGGGCTACCCCGCGGATCGAAGGATGTGGTTGCAGCCAGGCAGCGTGTGGGGGAGCATCTCGCGGAGCTTGTCCCGTTCGCGCGCGACCACGGAGTGAGGATGCTCCTCGAGCCCCTGCATCCGATGTACGCCGCAGATCGCGCCGTCGTGTCAACTCTGGGTCAAGCACTTGACATGGCTGCACCCTTCGATCCTGCGGACGTAGCCGTAGCCGTGGACACGTTCCACGTCTGGTGGGATCCGGAGCTCGCGGAGCAGATTGCGCGTGCGGGCCGGGAGCGGCGTCTCGCGTCCTATCAGGTCTGTGATTTCAACCTCCCCATCGCAGCGGACGCGCTTCTCTCGCGCGGCATGATGGGGGACGGCGTCATCGACTTTCCGACGATCACTGGTTGGGTCCGCGACGCAGGCTACGAAGGCCCCATCGAAGTGGAGATCTTCAATCAGGAGGTCTGGGACACGGACGGGGACAAGACGCTGGCCGTCATGAAGGAACGGTACGAGGAGCTCGTGCTCCCGTACGCCTGA
- the ettA gene encoding energy-dependent translational throttle protein EttA has translation MAEFIYTMTKARKAVGDKVILDDVSMSFFPGAKIGVVGPNGAGKSTILKIMAGLDTPSNGEARLSPGYSVGILLQEPPLNEEKTVLGNVQEGVGEIYAKIQRFNEISEEMANPDADYDSLLGEMGKLQEAIDTADAWDLDSQLEQAMDALRCPPPDADVRVLSGGERRRVALCKLLLQKPDLLLLDEPTNHLDAESVQWLEQHLASYPGAVLAVTHDRYFLDHVAEWICEVDRGRLYPYEGNYSTYLEKKRARLEVQGKKDAKLAKRLADELDWVRSNAKGRQTKSKARLARYEEMAAEAERTRKLDFEEIQIPPGPRLGQMVIEATSLKKGFGDRTLIEGLSFSLPRNGIVGVIGPNGVGKTTLFKTIVGLEPLDGGDLKVGDSVKISYVDQTRGGIDPNKSLWEVVSDGLDHIQVGQVEMPSRAYVSAFGFKGPDQQKKAGVLSGGERNRLNLALTLKQGGNLLLLDEPTNDLDVETLASLENALLEFPGCAVVVSHDRWFLDRVATHILAYEGSEEDESKWYWFEGNFESYEQNKVERLGPDAAAPHRVTHRKLTRD, from the coding sequence ATGGCGGAATTCATCTACACCATGACCAAGGCCCGGAAAGCCGTTGGCGACAAGGTGATCCTCGACGACGTCAGCATGTCGTTCTTTCCCGGTGCCAAGATCGGTGTCGTGGGTCCGAACGGCGCTGGCAAGTCGACCATTCTGAAGATCATGGCGGGGCTCGACACCCCGTCCAATGGCGAGGCCCGGCTCTCCCCGGGCTACAGCGTCGGTATCCTGCTCCAGGAACCGCCGCTCAACGAGGAGAAGACGGTCCTCGGGAACGTTCAGGAGGGCGTAGGCGAGATCTACGCCAAGATCCAACGGTTCAACGAGATCTCCGAGGAGATGGCGAACCCTGACGCCGACTACGACTCGCTTCTGGGCGAGATGGGCAAGCTCCAGGAAGCGATCGACACCGCGGACGCGTGGGACCTCGATTCCCAGCTAGAGCAGGCTATGGATGCGCTCCGCTGCCCGCCGCCTGACGCGGATGTGCGCGTGCTCTCGGGCGGTGAGCGCCGGCGCGTCGCGTTGTGCAAGCTTCTGCTTCAGAAGCCTGACCTCCTGCTCCTCGACGAGCCGACCAACCACCTTGACGCCGAGAGCGTTCAGTGGCTCGAGCAGCACCTCGCGAGCTACCCGGGCGCTGTGCTCGCCGTTACCCACGATCGCTACTTCCTCGACCACGTCGCGGAGTGGATCTGTGAGGTGGACCGCGGCCGGCTATACCCCTACGAGGGGAACTATTCGACCTACCTCGAGAAGAAGCGGGCCCGTCTCGAAGTGCAGGGCAAGAAGGATGCCAAGCTCGCGAAGCGTCTCGCCGACGAACTCGACTGGGTTCGCTCGAACGCGAAGGGTCGCCAGACCAAGTCGAAGGCTCGTCTGGCACGCTACGAGGAGATGGCCGCGGAGGCCGAGCGCACCCGCAAGCTGGACTTCGAGGAGATTCAGATCCCGCCGGGCCCGAGGCTCGGCCAGATGGTCATCGAGGCGACCAGCCTGAAGAAGGGCTTCGGTGACCGGACGCTCATCGAGGGCCTTTCGTTCTCCCTCCCGCGGAACGGCATCGTCGGCGTGATCGGACCCAACGGCGTCGGCAAGACCACGCTCTTCAAGACGATCGTCGGACTCGAGCCCCTCGACGGAGGCGACCTCAAGGTCGGCGACTCGGTGAAGATCTCGTACGTCGATCAGACTCGCGGGGGGATCGACCCCAACAAGTCGCTCTGGGAGGTCGTCTCCGATGGACTCGACCACATTCAGGTCGGGCAGGTCGAGATGCCGTCCCGCGCCTACGTCTCCGCGTTCGGCTTCAAGGGACCGGACCAGCAGAAGAAGGCCGGCGTCCTCTCCGGCGGGGAGCGCAACCGCCTGAACCTCGCGCTGACCCTCAAGCAGGGCGGGAACCTCCTGCTCCTCGACGAGCCCACGAACGACCTTGATGTCGAGACGTTGGCCAGCCTCGAGAACGCGTTGCTGGAGTTCCCGGGCTGCGCCGTCGTCGTCTCCCACGACCGCTGGTTCCTGGATCGCGTGGCGACCCACATCCTCGCCTACGAGGGAAGCGAGGAGGACGAGTCGAAGTGGTACTGGTTCGAGGGCAACTTCGAGTCGTACGAACAGAACAAGGTCGAACGCCTCGGCCCGGATGCGGCAGCCCCCCACCGCGTGACTCACCGGAAGCTCACGCGCGACTAA
- a CDS encoding acyl-CoA thioesterase has protein sequence MTSTARPSGPTDTLLTLLDLDNLGGARTDKDIFVGPSERQPRHRVFGGQVLAQSLMAATRTVPEDRVVHSMHGYFLRPGDADKSITFGVERLRDGRSFSARQVHAYQDGVPILSMIASFQTESVGVDHQSEMPAGLPEPESLPSTADLLGSIDHPVAQYWAFDRPFDVRHVDPALYISASGDHVARNAVWMKTIGPMPDDDRLHRAALAYASDYTVLEPVLRRHGLSWVTPELNIASLDHAMWWHRPVRVDEWLLYVQESPSAHGARGLGVGRIFTRDGVHVATVGQEGMVRIPVP, from the coding sequence ATGACGTCGACCGCCCGCCCGTCCGGCCCCACGGACACGCTGCTGACACTGCTCGACCTCGACAATCTGGGCGGTGCTCGCACCGACAAGGACATCTTCGTGGGACCGAGCGAGCGACAACCGCGGCACCGGGTCTTCGGCGGCCAAGTCCTGGCCCAGAGCCTCATGGCTGCCACCCGGACCGTTCCCGAGGACCGCGTCGTCCACTCGATGCACGGCTACTTCCTGCGGCCAGGGGACGCCGACAAGTCCATCACGTTCGGGGTCGAGCGGCTTCGGGACGGGCGCTCCTTCTCGGCACGTCAGGTCCACGCGTATCAGGACGGGGTGCCCATCCTGTCGATGATCGCCTCCTTCCAGACCGAGTCGGTTGGCGTTGACCATCAGTCCGAGATGCCCGCAGGGCTGCCGGAGCCGGAATCCCTGCCGAGCACCGCCGACCTGCTGGGCTCGATCGACCACCCGGTGGCGCAATACTGGGCGTTCGACCGGCCGTTCGACGTCCGCCACGTCGATCCTGCCCTCTACATCTCCGCGTCAGGCGACCACGTGGCCCGGAATGCCGTCTGGATGAAGACGATCGGTCCCATGCCCGACGACGACCGGCTCCACCGGGCGGCCCTCGCCTATGCGAGCGACTACACGGTCCTCGAGCCCGTCCTGCGACGTCACGGCCTCAGCTGGGTGACGCCCGAACTGAACATCGCGAGCCTGGATCACGCGATGTGGTGGCATCGCCCGGTCCGTGTCGATGAGTGGCTCCTCTACGTCCAAGAGTCCCCGAGCGCGCATGGCGCCCGAGGACTCGGAGTGGGAAGGATCTTCACACGTGACGGAGTGCATGTCGCGACCGTGGGTCAGGAGGGGATGGTCCGGATCCCGGTTCCCTAG
- a CDS encoding acyl-CoA thioesterase, translating to MPAAYQFPLQLRFGDVDSYGHVNNVRFLQFLEDARVHWLREPLPEGVGGFGSASGRGGGTESTMFDYVTAENFTLVGRHEIEYLAPLLYRPAPIAVNLWMTRLGGSSFDLGYSVAEPDGSAIYAYASTSMVLVSRSTGLPVRLPAGLREAFGHYSGPAVPFRRRPPLPAEVTAGAPGAATAGTSANGGAA from the coding sequence ATGCCTGCTGCTTACCAATTCCCACTTCAGCTGCGTTTCGGCGATGTGGACTCGTACGGGCACGTCAACAACGTGCGCTTCCTGCAGTTCCTCGAGGACGCCCGTGTCCACTGGCTCCGCGAACCGCTTCCCGAGGGAGTCGGGGGCTTCGGCAGCGCATCCGGCCGAGGGGGCGGTACAGAGTCCACGATGTTCGACTACGTGACCGCGGAGAACTTCACCCTCGTCGGGCGGCATGAGATCGAGTACCTCGCCCCCCTCCTGTACCGGCCGGCGCCCATCGCGGTGAACCTCTGGATGACGAGGCTCGGCGGATCCAGCTTCGACCTCGGCTACTCGGTTGCAGAGCCGGACGGCAGTGCGATCTACGCCTACGCCTCGACGTCAATGGTCCTCGTCAGCCGCTCGACGGGCCTCCCGGTCCGTCTCCCAGCAGGGCTTCGGGAGGCCTTCGGACATTATTCCGGCCCCGCGGTGCCGTTCCGCAGGCGGCCGCCATTGCCCGCTGAGGTCACAGCCGGCGCCCCGGGAGCGGCCACCGCTGGAACGTCCGCAAACGGAGGCGCAGCGTGA
- a CDS encoding globin → MLKVNDPFAQEDYANTFYAEIGGHEAFVKLVDVFYEGVAEDPVLRPMYPEQDLGPARRRLTMFLEQYWGGPGTYSQERGHPRLRMRHVPFKVNPEARDRWLHHMRAGVDALHLSPLHEATLWDYLERAAHSLVNTFDY, encoded by the coding sequence CTGCTCAAGGTGAACGACCCGTTCGCCCAAGAGGACTACGCGAACACGTTCTACGCGGAGATCGGTGGACACGAGGCGTTCGTCAAGCTCGTGGACGTGTTCTACGAGGGCGTCGCCGAGGATCCCGTGCTGCGTCCGATGTATCCCGAACAGGACTTGGGCCCGGCCCGGAGGCGGCTGACGATGTTCCTCGAGCAGTATTGGGGCGGCCCGGGCACCTACAGCCAAGAGCGCGGCCACCCCCGCCTCCGCATGCGCCACGTGCCTTTCAAAGTCAACCCCGAGGCCCGTGACAGGTGGCTGCACCACATGCGTGCAGGTGTGGACGCGCTTCACCTCTCGCCGCTCCACGAGGCCACCCTCTGGGACTACCTCGAGCGAGCCGCCCACTCCCTCGTCAACACGTTCGACTACTGA